One Yimella lutea DNA window includes the following coding sequences:
- a CDS encoding MFS transporter, producing MVTTTTEPTDLALAPPVDTVDTADGLARRPGRWLDGWDPEDPAQWVAHGRSIARRNLGLSVLAEFLGFGVFALWGIVVPQLAAFGYVGTNALTDSQQFWLLSMPVLVGSALRIPYSFAVPRFGGRNWTIMSALLLLAPTLGLVVALENLAPFPVLLLVAALAGFGGGNFASSMTNISFFFPAARKGAALGLNAAGGNLGTAAVQFVVPFVVVWGAATATAPNLPAAGWIFVPAALLAALLAWRFMDNLTMAANDGRSMRRATRLPHTWLLSLLYIGTFGSFIGFAGVFPKLLHDAFPAEGLKLAFLGALVGSLSRPLGGIAADRVGGWVVTVVSFLAMAVGAGGAVIALRTNDFGLFMVSFCWLFVFTGVGNGSIYRMIPAVFDVTATDRSPAGRATAVRTAGGAIGIVGAIGAFGGFLVPQGFALSKSHTIDAAHPAGTIVPALLVILGVYLLMAAITWAAYGRKGSALGSHRI from the coding sequence ATGGTCACCACAACCACCGAGCCGACCGATCTGGCGCTCGCCCCTCCCGTCGACACCGTCGACACCGCCGACGGGCTCGCCCGTCGGCCGGGACGTTGGCTCGACGGCTGGGACCCCGAAGACCCCGCCCAGTGGGTGGCGCACGGCCGCTCGATCGCACGGCGCAACCTCGGGTTGTCGGTGCTGGCGGAGTTTCTCGGGTTCGGGGTGTTCGCGCTCTGGGGCATCGTCGTGCCGCAACTGGCGGCCTTCGGCTACGTCGGCACGAACGCGTTGACCGACAGCCAGCAGTTCTGGCTGCTGTCGATGCCGGTGCTCGTCGGATCGGCACTGCGCATCCCTTACAGTTTCGCGGTGCCGCGGTTCGGCGGTCGCAACTGGACGATCATGTCGGCGCTGCTGCTGCTCGCGCCCACCCTCGGGTTGGTGGTCGCGCTGGAGAATCTGGCGCCCTTCCCCGTGCTGCTGCTCGTCGCTGCACTGGCCGGGTTCGGCGGCGGCAACTTCGCCTCGTCGATGACCAACATCTCCTTCTTCTTCCCGGCCGCCCGCAAGGGAGCAGCGTTGGGGCTCAACGCGGCCGGCGGCAATCTCGGCACGGCGGCGGTGCAGTTCGTCGTGCCGTTCGTGGTGGTCTGGGGAGCCGCGACGGCGACCGCCCCAAACCTCCCAGCGGCCGGTTGGATCTTCGTGCCGGCCGCGCTGTTGGCGGCATTGCTCGCCTGGCGCTTCATGGACAACCTGACGATGGCGGCGAACGACGGGCGCTCGATGCGACGGGCCACCCGGCTGCCGCACACCTGGCTGCTGTCGCTGCTCTACATCGGCACCTTCGGTTCGTTCATCGGGTTCGCAGGAGTCTTCCCGAAACTGCTGCACGACGCGTTTCCGGCCGAAGGTCTCAAGCTCGCCTTCCTCGGCGCCCTCGTGGGTTCGTTGAGCCGTCCGCTGGGCGGTATCGCCGCCGACCGGGTCGGCGGCTGGGTGGTCACCGTGGTCTCCTTCCTGGCGATGGCGGTCGGCGCCGGCGGTGCGGTGATCGCGTTGCGCACCAACGACTTCGGGCTCTTCATGGTCAGCTTCTGCTGGCTGTTCGTGTTCACCGGCGTGGGCAACGGATCGATCTACCGGATGATCCCCGCCGTCTTCGACGTGACGGCCACCGACCGCTCGCCGGCCGGTCGGGCCACGGCGGTGCGGACGGCGGGCGGCGCGATCGGGATCGTCGGCGCGATCGGTGCCTTCGGCGGGTTTCTGGTGCCGCAGGGCTTCGCGCTCTCCAAGTCGCACACCATCGACGCCGCCCACCCGGCCGGCACGATCGTGCCCGCGCTGCTGGTGATCCTCGGGGTCTACCTGCTGATGGCGGCGATCACTTGGGCGGCGTACGGCCGCAAGGGTTCTGCCCTCGGCAGCCACCGGATCTGA
- the pyrE gene encoding orotate phosphoribosyltransferase, giving the protein MTDAAADNFATTSNTPVDLAADRARLLELIKEQAVVHGRVTLSSGKGADYYVDLRRISLSGEAAPLVGRVMRELTKQLDFDAVGGLTLGADPVATSMLHAAAAAGDRLDAFVVRKQGKAHGLQQRIEGPSIKGRRVLVVEDTTTTGASPTDAVQAARDEGAEVVAVATIVDRATGAQQVIEDGLGVPYLSAFSLQDVGLA; this is encoded by the coding sequence GTGACTGACGCCGCTGCCGACAACTTCGCCACCACCTCCAACACCCCGGTCGACCTCGCCGCCGACCGCGCCCGCCTGCTCGAGCTCATCAAGGAGCAGGCCGTCGTGCACGGTCGGGTGACGCTCTCCTCCGGCAAGGGGGCCGACTACTACGTCGACCTGCGCCGCATCTCGCTGTCGGGCGAGGCCGCCCCGTTGGTCGGACGTGTGATGCGCGAGTTGACCAAGCAACTCGACTTCGACGCCGTCGGCGGACTCACCCTCGGCGCCGACCCGGTGGCCACCTCGATGCTGCACGCCGCCGCGGCCGCCGGCGACCGGCTCGACGCGTTCGTGGTGCGCAAGCAGGGCAAGGCCCACGGGTTGCAGCAGCGCATCGAAGGACCGTCGATCAAGGGCCGCCGGGTGCTCGTGGTCGAGGACACCACCACCACCGGCGCGTCGCCGACCGACGCGGTGCAGGCCGCCCGCGACGAGGGCGCGGAAGTCGTCGCCGTGGCCACCATCGTCGATCGCGCCACCGGTGCGCAGCAGGTCATCGAGGACGGTCTGGGCGTGCCCTACCTGTCCGCGTTCAGCCTGCAAGACGTCGGACTGGCCTGA
- a CDS encoding SDR family NAD(P)-dependent oxidoreductase — translation MPTALVTGASAGIGKTFAHQLAARGHDLVVVARDKSRLEALRAELEAQHGIRVDVLPADLADRTQLGTVADRVGDRQRPVDLLVNNAGFGLRKSFIRNTVEEEEQMLDVLVRAVLVLSHAAALAMKERGAGNIVNVSSVAGFMSSGTYSAAKSWVTVFSESLAVELADTGVKVTALAPGFTRTEFHDRAGIKARQAAPDFMWLDADKLVSDGLADVDRGKILSIPGVQYKIAAGLLRVVPRSIVRKPKLVRRHRPNKD, via the coding sequence ATGCCTACCGCACTCGTCACCGGCGCCAGCGCCGGCATCGGCAAGACCTTCGCCCACCAGCTCGCCGCGCGCGGCCACGACCTCGTCGTCGTCGCCCGTGACAAGAGCCGGCTGGAGGCGCTGCGCGCCGAGCTCGAAGCGCAGCACGGCATCCGGGTCGACGTGCTGCCCGCCGACCTCGCCGACCGCACCCAACTCGGCACCGTTGCCGACCGGGTCGGCGACCGGCAGCGTCCGGTCGACCTGCTGGTCAACAACGCCGGGTTCGGCCTGCGCAAGTCGTTCATCCGCAACACGGTCGAGGAAGAGGAGCAGATGCTCGACGTGCTGGTGCGCGCCGTGCTCGTGCTCTCGCACGCCGCCGCCCTGGCGATGAAGGAGCGCGGGGCCGGCAACATCGTCAACGTCTCCTCGGTGGCGGGCTTCATGTCGTCGGGCACCTACTCGGCGGCCAAGTCGTGGGTCACGGTCTTCTCCGAGTCGCTCGCCGTCGAACTCGCCGACACCGGCGTCAAGGTCACCGCGCTCGCCCCCGGCTTCACCCGCACCGAGTTCCACGACCGCGCCGGCATCAAGGCCCGCCAGGCCGCCCCCGACTTCATGTGGCTCGACGCCGACAAGCTGGTCTCCGACGGCCTGGCCGACGTCGACAGGGGCAAGATCCTCAGCATTCCGGGCGTTCAGTACAAGATCGCCGCCGGACTCCTGCGCGTCGTGCCCCGCTCGATCGTGCGCAAACCGAAGCTGGTGCGCCGTCACCGTCCGAACAAGGACTGA
- a CDS encoding exodeoxyribonuclease III encodes MRIATWNVNSVRSRIDRVMGVLERHDLDVLLLQETKCRDDQFPMLDLAAKGYELAHHGLNQWNGVAIISRVGIEDVAVGFPSMPGFGEPIAPEARAIGATCGGVRVWSLYIPNGREIDHPHYHYKLDWLSRLRDDATGWLADDADAQILLAGDWNIAPTDDDVWDVAFFEGRTHVTAPERAAFQAIVDAGFSDVVRPFTPGPGVYTYWDYTQLRFPKKQGMRIDFALASPALASRVTDAMIDREERKGKGASDHAPVVVTLD; translated from the coding sequence GTGCGTATTGCGACCTGGAACGTCAACTCCGTCCGCTCCCGCATCGACCGAGTGATGGGGGTGCTCGAGCGTCACGATCTCGACGTCCTGCTCCTGCAAGAGACCAAGTGCCGTGACGACCAGTTCCCGATGCTCGACCTCGCAGCCAAGGGTTACGAGCTCGCGCATCACGGCCTCAACCAGTGGAACGGCGTCGCGATCATCTCGCGCGTCGGCATCGAGGACGTCGCGGTCGGCTTCCCGAGCATGCCCGGCTTCGGCGAACCCATCGCACCCGAAGCCCGCGCGATCGGCGCTACCTGCGGTGGCGTCCGGGTGTGGTCGCTGTACATCCCCAACGGACGCGAGATCGACCACCCGCACTACCACTACAAGCTCGACTGGCTGTCCCGGCTGCGCGACGACGCCACGGGCTGGCTGGCCGACGACGCGGACGCACAGATCCTTCTCGCCGGCGACTGGAACATCGCGCCGACCGATGACGACGTCTGGGATGTCGCCTTCTTCGAGGGCAGGACGCATGTCACCGCACCCGAACGTGCGGCCTTCCAGGCCATCGTCGACGCCGGCTTCAGCGACGTCGTCCGACCCTTCACCCCCGGCCCGGGCGTTTACACCTACTGGGACTACACGCAGTTGCGTTTCCCGAAAAAGCAGGGCATGCGCATCGACTTCGCGCTGGCGTCCCCTGCCCTCGCCTCCCGGGTCACCGACGCGATGATCGATCGCGAGGAGCGCAAGGGCAAGGGCGCATCCGACCACGCGCCCGTGGTGGTCACGCTCGACTGA
- a CDS encoding DUF4190 domain-containing protein, which yields MSNYDPEHPYSEEPTRATPRLDPSALNKPHTQPIDDSSGTREVPYGSPPPDRSYGQGHAQGYGRPSYGAGNEQYNPYGGNGYDPSVNDQSPQNPYGAPQQYAQPAQYGAPQYPHPYGNQYDNQYGYAPPGGFPQQPQTNGMAIAALVTSLAGCLCGFGFPIGLVLGFMALPEAKRQNDSGSKGMAIAGIVIGGLGTLLIVGYIVLIVVWGIGSA from the coding sequence ATGAGCAATTACGACCCCGAGCACCCGTACTCCGAGGAGCCGACCCGGGCGACCCCGCGACTCGACCCGAGTGCGCTGAACAAGCCGCATACGCAACCGATCGACGACTCATCCGGTACGCGCGAAGTGCCCTACGGCTCGCCCCCGCCTGATCGGAGTTACGGGCAGGGTCATGCCCAGGGTTACGGCCGGCCGTCGTACGGCGCCGGGAACGAGCAGTACAACCCCTACGGCGGCAACGGCTACGACCCGTCCGTGAACGATCAGTCACCGCAGAACCCCTACGGCGCACCCCAGCAGTACGCGCAGCCTGCGCAGTACGGCGCACCGCAGTACCCGCATCCCTACGGCAATCAGTACGACAACCAATACGGCTACGCGCCTCCGGGCGGCTTTCCCCAGCAACCGCAGACCAACGGCATGGCGATCGCGGCGCTGGTCACGTCGCTGGCCGGCTGTCTGTGCGGGTTCGGCTTCCCCATCGGTCTGGTCCTGGGCTTCATGGCGCTGCCGGAGGCCAAGCGTCAGAACGACAGCGGATCCAAGGGGATGGCGATCGCCGGCATCGTGATCGGCGGGCTCGGCACGCTGTTGATCGTCGGCTACATCGTGCTCATAGTGGTCTGGGGAATCGGCTCGGCATGA